The following are from one region of the Amylibacter sp. IMCC11727 genome:
- a CDS encoding MmcB family DNA repair protein, producing MDSLPPLQAGQLIARGTARHLRQHNFICLEEFVPTSGLRVDLMALGPKSEIWVVECKSSRADFMSDNKWQGYLDWCDRFFWAVPPDFPTELLPQDTGLIIADAYDAEIIRPAPEHKLAAARRKKMLLKFARNAADRLRGYVDPRPSKIYR from the coding sequence ATGGATTCTTTACCCCCTTTGCAAGCTGGTCAATTGATCGCCCGTGGCACTGCACGACATTTGCGTCAGCACAATTTTATCTGCCTAGAGGAATTTGTGCCCACGTCTGGCTTGCGTGTGGACTTGATGGCACTGGGGCCGAAATCGGAAATCTGGGTGGTAGAATGCAAATCCAGCCGCGCCGATTTCATGTCAGACAATAAATGGCAGGGGTATCTGGACTGGTGTGATCGATTTTTCTGGGCTGTGCCTCCTGATTTTCCGACGGAATTACTCCCTCAGGATACGGGTCTGATCATCGCGGATGCCTATGACGCAGAGATTATCCGCCCTGCCCCAGAACATAAATTGGCAGCTGCGCGGCGCAAAAAGATGCTGTTGAAGTTTGCCCGCAATGCTGCGGATCGGCTGCGCGGGTATGTGGACCCGCGGCCAAGCAAGATTTATCGGTAA